One window of Coriobacteriia bacterium genomic DNA carries:
- a CDS encoding TetR/AcrR family transcriptional regulator C-terminal domain-containing protein, translated as MTARATRSSEPRDTLTRERVLRAAIELADERGIDALTMRELARKLGVEGGSLYYHVAGKGDLLDGMTDLVAAEIEVPSGSSDWKEAMRRRAISARDVFSRHPWASGVIDSREHSGPAQLAYADRVLGTLLAAGFTPRAAANAFLILDSYIHGFQRQQSSLALPEGVETFDVAEELLAELAPDAYPSLLTIAADFAANPHDEMSLFDFGLDLILDGLQRSLESQ; from the coding sequence ATGACCGCACGTGCGACCCGCAGTAGTGAACCGCGCGACACCCTGACTCGCGAACGCGTGCTACGCGCCGCGATCGAGTTGGCGGACGAGCGCGGCATCGACGCGCTCACCATGCGCGAGCTCGCGAGGAAGCTCGGCGTCGAAGGGGGCTCGCTCTACTACCATGTCGCGGGCAAAGGCGACCTTCTCGACGGCATGACGGATCTCGTCGCGGCAGAAATCGAAGTGCCCTCGGGGTCCTCGGACTGGAAGGAAGCCATGAGGCGGCGCGCGATCTCCGCGCGCGACGTCTTCTCGCGGCATCCATGGGCGAGCGGAGTCATAGACTCTCGTGAGCACAGCGGGCCGGCCCAGCTGGCCTATGCCGACCGTGTCCTGGGAACGCTGCTCGCGGCCGGTTTCACGCCGCGGGCGGCCGCCAACGCGTTCTTGATCCTCGACAGCTACATCCACGGCTTCCAGCGCCAGCAATCGAGTCTGGCACTACCCGAGGGTGTGGAGACCTTCGACGTCGCCGAGGAACTGCTCGCGGAACTCGCACCCGATGCCTACCCGTCTCTGCTGACCATCGCGGCCGACTTCGCTGCGAACCCGCACGACGAGATGAGCCTCTTCGACTTCGGTCTCGATCTCATCCTCGACGGTCTCCAGCGCTCGCTCGAATCCCAGTGA
- a CDS encoding NAD(P)-dependent alcohol dehydrogenase — protein sequence MNAIVQTAYGSSDVIECRQIDKPARGDGQVLVRVMATSLAAGEYFGMRGKPLPIRFYMGLLKPKPDFVVGISFAGVVESVGGGVTEFRTGDEVYGECHGSCAEFAVADVGSIAPKPRNLTFEQAAAVPTSACTALQALRDHGKVRPGHKVLINGASGGVGTFAVQIAKALGAEVTGVCSTGNVEMVRSLGADHVIDYTKEDFAKGSARYDVILDNVGSHSLSDTRRVLEPDGLLLPSSGHAGMSWVIAAAISSMFVRQQGRVFMALTDTQSLLALGELIEAGTVTPVIDRTYPLSETARAFEYLDEGHARAKVVVSVAASAA from the coding sequence ATGAATGCGATTGTCCAAACCGCCTACGGCTCCTCGGATGTGATCGAGTGCCGGCAGATCGACAAGCCCGCACGGGGCGACGGGCAGGTGCTCGTCCGCGTGATGGCGACCTCGCTCGCGGCGGGCGAGTACTTCGGCATGCGAGGCAAGCCGCTGCCGATCCGGTTCTACATGGGGCTTCTCAAGCCCAAGCCCGACTTCGTCGTCGGCATCTCGTTCGCGGGGGTCGTCGAGTCCGTCGGCGGCGGAGTGACCGAGTTCCGCACGGGCGACGAGGTCTACGGCGAGTGCCACGGCTCGTGCGCCGAGTTCGCGGTCGCCGATGTCGGCTCCATCGCGCCGAAGCCCCGCAACCTGACGTTCGAGCAGGCAGCGGCGGTGCCCACGTCCGCGTGCACGGCGCTCCAGGCCCTCCGCGACCACGGCAAGGTCCGCCCAGGACACAAGGTGCTCATCAACGGCGCGTCGGGTGGCGTCGGGACGTTCGCGGTGCAGATCGCGAAGGCGCTCGGTGCCGAGGTGACCGGGGTCTGCAGCACGGGCAACGTGGAGATGGTCCGCTCGCTCGGCGCCGACCACGTCATCGACTACACGAAGGAAGACTTCGCCAAAGGCAGCGCGCGCTACGACGTGATTCTGGACAACGTGGGCAGCCACTCGCTCTCGGACACCAGGCGCGTGCTCGAGCCCGACGGGCTGCTCCTCCCGAGCAGCGGCCACGCGGGTATGAGTTGGGTGATCGCCGCAGCGATCTCCTCGATGTTCGTCCGGCAGCAGGGTCGGGTCTTCATGGCTCTCACCGACACCCAGAGCCTGCTCGCGCTGGGTGAGCTCATCGAGGCCGGCACGGTGACGCCTGTCATCGATAGGACGTATCCGCTGAGCGAGACCGCGCGCGCCTTCGAGTACCTGGACGAGGGGCATGCGCGCGCGAAGGTCGTTGTATCCGTGGCTGCGAGCGCAGCATGA